CTGCGCCGTCTGGCCGACAGCGGCAACGAAGAAATCCGTCGGCGCGCCAAGGCCATTGAGGCCTCACACTCCATTTCGCTGGCCTGACGTCTCGCGCGGTCAGCGAACGGCGGTCAGCGAATGGCGGTCGCGGCCGCGCGGCCCGCGCTGCGCCCGCTGAACAGACAGCCCCCGAGAAAGGTGCCTTCGAGCGCGCGGTATCCGTGCATGCCGCCACCGCCAAAACCCGCCACCTCGCCCGCCGCGTAGAGACCGGGCATGGGGTGATTGTGCTGGTCGAGCACGCGGCCATCGAGATCGGTGGCCAGCCCACCCAATGACTTGCGCGTGAGGACGCTGAGCCTGACGGCAATGAGCGGACCATGACGCGGGTCGAGCAACGGGGCAGGTGTGGCAATGCGCATGACGCGCTCACTGAAGTACCGCCGCGCGGCGTGAATGAGGGCGAGCTGCGGATCCTTGCCGCCCTGATGCTGCAGCTGCGTGTCGCGCGCCTCCACTTCGCGGCGCAGATGCTCCGCGTTGAGCCGCGTGTTGCCCACCAACGTGTTCATTCCGTCCACCAACTCCGGCAGCGAATTGCGCACCACGAAGTCCTGCCCGCGGTCCATGAAGGCTTGCACCGGCGCCTGCACGCGCTTGCCGAGTCGCTTGAGCGTAAGCGCGAGGTCCTTGCCAGTGAGGTCGGGATTCTGCTCGCTGCCCGAGAGCGCAAACTCGCGCTTGATGATGTGCCGGTTGAGCAGGAACCAGGTGTAGGGAAAGCCGTTGCGGGTGATGTGCTGCAGGGTGGCGAGACTGTCCACACCGGGCACATGCGGAAAGGGCAAACGGTGCCCGTCGGGATCGAGCCACAGACTGCTCGGACCCGGAATGATGCGGATGGCGTGATTCGGCCAGATGGGATTCCAGTTGTGCAGGCCTTCGGTGTAGTGCCACATGCGATCGGGATTGATGAGTCGCGCGCCCTGTGCATGGACCCTCTGCTGCAGCAACCCGTCCACGTACGCCGGGACACCACAGAGCAGGTGCGCCGGTGCCTCACCAAGGCGCTGCACGGGCCAGTGCTGACGGACAAGATCATGATTGCCACCAATGCCCCCACTGGTGACGACGACCGCGGCGGCGCGAAAGTGAAAGTCGCCCACCACCTCACGCGAACTGGCGACACCACGCGCATCGTGTGAGGCGGCGAGCACCTGGCCATGCACACCGGTGATCACGCCGTTCGTGATGTCGAGTGTTTGCACGCGATGGCGGAAGCGGGCCACGATGCGCCCGGTAGCCATGTGTGCACGCACGCGGCGCTCGAACGGCGCCATGACACCGGGACCGGTGCCCCAGGTGAGATGGAATCGTGGCACGCTGTTGCCGGCCTGCACCGCGCTGCCTCCCCCACGCTCTGCCCACCCCACGACGGGAAACCAGCGCATCCCCTGCGCATGCAACCACGCCCGCTTTTCCGTCGCGGCAAAGTGCACATAGGCCTCGGCCCATCGGCGCGGCCACGCGTCCTCCGCGCGATCGAAACCGGCCGTGTTCAACCAGTCCGCAAGCGCCAACGACTCCGAGTCGCGAATACCGAGGCGTCGCTGCTCGGGGGAGTTGACGAAAAAGAGGCCGCCCAGCGACCAGAAGGCCTGCCCGCCGAGGTTCTGCTCGCCTTCCTGATCAAGCAGGAGGACGCGAGCGCCACGGTCTGCCGCTTCTGCGGCAGCCACCAGTCCCGCGAGGCCGGCGCCAACAACCACGATGTCGGCACCAGGCGGCGTGTCGTGCTGGGATGCGGGCGTCATGGCAGTAAGTTGCACGCATGTCGTCACCCGTGCTGACCCTGGCCGCGCTGCGGAGTTGCTTTGAGCAGGACACCCGGACCGGCGGAGGCGGTGCATCCCCGCCCATGGCGGAGGCGCTGGCAGCGATTGGGTGGCGGGCGGTGCAGGATCCCACGCCCGAGGAGCTGGCAGAGTTCCTGGTGGACCTGCTTGCCGACTGCGTGACCGGCCACCGCGATGTGGCGGCGCTGCGTTACGCGGTCGCGCGGGCGCTGCGGGACACGGGCCCGCTGCTGGATGGGGGGCTGCCGCCGGTCGAGGCCTATCTGCCGGCGGCAGAGGAAGTGCTGCGCCGCTATTGCAGCCGGAACAGATAACTCAGTTTCGCGAAGAACACGTCGCTGCTGCGCCGCAGGCCTCGTGAGCCGCCGGGCGTATCCGCGCGCAGGGCGTCGCCGTAACCCAGGTACACCACCGTGCCGGGGGTAGGCAGATAGGAGAAGAGCACGTCGAGTCGGGCACGCGTGCGTTCGAAAGCCGCGGCGCGCACCAGCGACCCGTCGGCCTGCTCGAGATAGATGGGCCGTTCGGTGCGCGAGTCATCACGCAGCGAGTCCTGCGTGACGCGCGAATGCTCGCCGATGACGCGCACAAAGATCTGCCGCGTCAGCTGATACTCGGCGCGTACGCGTGGCGTGTTGCGCAGCAGCACGGTGCTGCCATCCTTGCGATTGAAGCGCTCGTAGGCCCAGGTGCCCGAGACGCGCAGCTGCTCGGTTGGGCGCAGGGCCAGCGTTTGATTGAGGATGAGAATGTCGGCCGAGCTCCATTCCTGGAAGTTCTCGTCCTGTCCCCAGACGGCCACGCTGCTGAGACTGAAGCGGCGGAATTCGGGGGTGCCGACACTCACCACCCAATCGAAGTTGGGCAGACGCGGCGTGCCGCGGTACGCCACGGTGTCCACACCACCGGCGGCATTGGGCTCGAGCAGTCGATAGTTGGCGTACAGCCCCTGGTCGTATCCGAACTCTTCACGCAGGAATTGCATGCCCACCTGCCAGCCACCACGCAGTCGGGTATTGGTGCGCAGATGCAGCTGCGCGTCCTGCGCCGGACGCCGGTTCACGAAGTCGTTGTAGCGGTAGCGTCCGAACGTGAACACTTCGGGGCTGAACACCTCGACCAGAGCGCCCGGCTTGCCGAAGAAATTCCAGCGATGCGTGGCCGACAGGTTGGCAATACCGGGGCGGGCAATGAAGCCACTCTGCGCATCGAAGTCGTCGGAGATGCCGTTGAGCACGTAGCGCGCATAAAACGCCCGCCCGTTGCGCACCGCGGAAAAGTCCCAGAGTGGCGCGGCGTCCGACGTGGTGCCGGTGCCGGTGAAGCTGCGCGCCACCTGACCCTGCACACTGTACACGCCGCGAACGAGTCGCCCGTCGAGGCCGAGCACCCGATTGTAGGTGTTGCCGTCCTGCTTGTCGGTGTACACCATGCCCAGTCGGCTCTGTTTGCCGAGGTCGCGCTGCAGGCGCACGATGTTGTAGAGCGGCGAGGTGCGTCCATCGAACGATGCGTCGCGACTGTCGACCGCCGACAGCACGCCAATGTCAAAGCCCTGATGTTTGCCCGTGAGTTTGCTGGCAAAGGCGGGCTGCGAAATGCGGCGCGTGTAGATCAGGCGATTGGGCGTGGTGAACTGCTCCTGACTCTCGAGGAAGAACGGACGTCGCTCGGGGAAGAAGACGGCCACACGCGGGTCGACGGAGAACTGCGTCGCGTCGGCTTCGACCTGCGAAAAATCGGGATTGGCGGTGCCGGAGAGCGTCAGGTTGCTGGTGATGCCCCAGCGCGCACTGCCGCCGATATCGGGGCGACTGGCGTCGTACTGCCAGGTATTGGATGCGCCCGTGCTGCCTGTCCGGGGGC
The nucleotide sequence above comes from Gemmatimonas sp. UBA7669. Encoded proteins:
- a CDS encoding FAD-binding dehydrogenase, encoding MTPASQHDTPPGADIVVVGAGLAGLVAAAEAADRGARVLLLDQEGEQNLGGQAFWSLGGLFFVNSPEQRRLGIRDSESLALADWLNTAGFDRAEDAWPRRWAEAYVHFAATEKRAWLHAQGMRWFPVVGWAERGGGSAVQAGNSVPRFHLTWGTGPGVMAPFERRVRAHMATGRIVARFRHRVQTLDITNGVITGVHGQVLAASHDARGVASSREVVGDFHFRAAAVVVTSGGIGGNHDLVRQHWPVQRLGEAPAHLLCGVPAYVDGLLQQRVHAQGARLINPDRMWHYTEGLHNWNPIWPNHAIRIIPGPSSLWLDPDGHRLPFPHVPGVDSLATLQHITRNGFPYTWFLLNRHIIKREFALSGSEQNPDLTGKDLALTLKRLGKRVQAPVQAFMDRGQDFVVRNSLPELVDGMNTLVGNTRLNAEHLRREVEARDTQLQHQGGKDPQLALIHAARRYFSERVMRIATPAPLLDPRHGPLIAVRLSVLTRKSLGGLATDLDGRVLDQHNHPMPGLYAAGEVAGFGGGGMHGYRALEGTFLGGCLFSGRSAGRAAATAIR
- a CDS encoding DUF5916 domain-containing protein; its protein translation is MATPLLLAALLAVSTTAPRPDPAPRGPVYDGRRGQVRVEPPRAQSDLTVDGQLTEAVWQNAALLTGFSQFFPNDGVAAQDSTEILVWYSATALHIGVRAHAAPGTVRATLADRDRITQDDNIQFFLGTYNDSRQAMVFSVNPFGIQSDGVLTETGAATGGGFASSTTRAREAVDLAPDYVWQSRGRLTETGYEVEIAIPFKSLRYRTGDVQTWQLNVVRTVQATGHEQTWTPTRRASASFLAQSGQLSGLRELQRGLTVDLIPTITSSAVGSPRTGSTGASNTWQYDASRPDIGGSARWGITSNLTLSGTANPDFSQVEADATQFSVDPRVAVFFPERRPFFLESQEQFTTPNRLIYTRRISQPAFASKLTGKHQGFDIGVLSAVDSRDASFDGRTSPLYNIVRLQRDLGKQSRLGMVYTDKQDGNTYNRVLGLDGRLVRGVYSVQGQVARSFTGTGTTSDAAPLWDFSAVRNGRAFYARYVLNGISDDFDAQSGFIARPGIANLSATHRWNFFGKPGALVEVFSPEVFTFGRYRYNDFVNRRPAQDAQLHLRTNTRLRGGWQVGMQFLREEFGYDQGLYANYRLLEPNAAGGVDTVAYRGTPRLPNFDWVVSVGTPEFRRFSLSSVAVWGQDENFQEWSSADILILNQTLALRPTEQLRVSGTWAYERFNRKDGSTVLLRNTPRVRAEYQLTRQIFVRVIGEHSRVTQDSLRDDSRTERPIYLEQADGSLVRAAAFERTRARLDVLFSYLPTPGTVVYLGYGDALRADTPGGSRGLRRSSDVFFAKLSYLFRLQ